The Salvia hispanica cultivar TCC Black 2014 unplaced genomic scaffold, UniMelb_Shisp_WGS_1.0 HiC_scaffold_540, whole genome shotgun sequence region GATCTAAATTAATCAAGAGATATTGGGCATGCTATGAAATATTTGTACCTTGCATTGAAAAACCCAATGAACTCATAGAGCTTGCAAAGTTTGTCAGCATATGCAGCTTTGGCTTTAGCTTGATTTTGGGATTTTAGAGTCATCTTCTCCTCATCTCCATTGATTGCATTTCTTGTGTATTCAGAGAAATCTTGGAAAttgtcaaaatatttaattcttgaaatttctTGAGATGGGATAAGAGGATGTGAGTTGAAGTAGTGGAAAAGGTAttcaaaaaaatcagaatataATAGTGGATTTGTAGCACTAGATGCAACATGGTAAACCCTAGGTTGTGGATGTGGCCTATGCATGTTTCCTTCATTGGCAATAGCTGCAATAGTTGTATTTGCTACCATATCTACTGGTATCTGATtaggattttttaaaaaaagtaagtaagtcttaatgaaattattgacCAACAAAACCATTTCTTAATTCCATTTAATAACCACTTGAACTTACAATATCCATGATCACTTGAGAGTCTCCAAAAAACCCTGGAAGTTGTCCTTTCCCATAAGCTATAATGACAGGATCGAACATCCTAAATTCaaaccattaaaaataatgaaaaataaatattgtaaatttaaataggtAGCTTGATAAATACCTATTTCCTTGTATCCATCCAGGGAAAGGTTCTTTATAGGTGCTCTCAATAACAGTAGGCCTTATAATAAGCAAAGGCGCATCTCCTCTAATTTCACCAAGAGCCATTTCTCCCATAGCTTTAGTCATGTGAT contains the following coding sequences:
- the LOC125199532 gene encoding fatty acyl-CoA reductase 2, chloroplastic-like, encoding ATVFGWHNSYHMTKAMGEMALGEIRGDAPLLIIRPTVIESTYKEPFPGWIQGNRMFDPVIIAYGKGQLPGFFGDSQVIMDIIPVDMVANTTIAAIANEGNMHRPHPQPRVYHVASSATNPLLYSDFFEYLFHYFNSHPLIPSQEISRIKYFDNFQDFSEYTRNAINGDEEKMTLKSQNQAKAKAAYADKLCKLYEFIGFFNARFDTWNTQKLIEAMSKEERVSFEVDARNIEWKKYFEEIHIPGLIKHILNGTM